The Terriglobales bacterium nucleotide sequence CATAGCCGCAGGCCTCACCGCCATAGACGATCGAGCCATCATCCTCCTGGATGCCACAGGAGTGATCGGCATGGACCATGGTCACTTTGACTCCCGCCACCGTCTGCGTCCCGCCCTTGTTCATCGGTGAGATGGTCTGGGCGCCTTTCTTCTGCATCCACAGGCATAGCTCGTATATTCCCACCACCGTGGGATTGAACTTCCGTGCGATCGCCACTGCATCGCCAATATGATCGCCATGCCCATGCGTGCACAACATCACGTCGACCTTCTTCGGCTGCTTCTCATTCTCGGGGCACCTAGGATTTCCCTGCACCCAGGGATCCACGTAGATGGTTTTACCTGCGGGGGTTTCGATGCGAAACGTCGAATGTCCCAACCACGTGATCTTCACGCCTTTCAAATTCATGCTTGCACCCATCAGTAGCACTCGTCCAGTAGGACCGAGCATTGTAGCCGCGGGCGCGAAGCGCATCAAACCGAGTCTGACGCGAGATCGGCTGAAGCCTAAATTGAGTCTAACAGTCTGATTGCTGAGGTGCCGGGTTGCCCCATCCTCGTCGTCTGCTTTTGACGCGACAGGGTGGGGTGTGAACGTTTTCCGACTGATTGCTGATTGCTCAGTGCTGTTTTAAACTGACGCATGCCCTCCACAGCCCCTACTGTTCAATTAAAGGTTCTGTACACGCGCGAGCAGATTGCGCGGCGCGTGGCCGAACTGGGCGCCGAGATCTCGCGGGATTTCGCCGGACAATCGGTCGTGCTGGTAGGCGTGCTGAAGGGAGCCAGCATCTTTCTCGGCGACCTGGCGCGCCAGATTAGCTTGGACGCCACCTTCGATTTCATCAGCGTATCCAGTTATGGGACCGAAAAGCAGAGCAGCGGTGAAGTCCGCCTCGTCAAAGACGTGGATCAGTCCATTCAGGACCGGAACATCATCCTGGTGGAAGACATCCTCGATACTGGGTTGACTATCAGCTTTTTGCGCAAGAAGTTCCTGGCCCACCAGCCGAGGACGCTGAAGATCGCAGCCCTACTCGACAAAGTCTCGCGACGCATTGCGCCGGTGACGGCTGACTACGTCGGCTTTGTCATTCCTGATGAATTCGTCGTCGGATATGGCCTGGACTACGCCGAGCGCTACCGCAATCTGCCCGATGTTTGCGTCCTGCCCCCGGAAATGCAGTAGACTTCAGGAAAGGCGCCCCCATCCCGGGTCGAAGTGGGTCCTTCTAATCACCCTGCTATCATGGGGCTGATCCAGGCATATGAGTTCCGTAGAAATCCAGCGCCCCGCGCCCGATGTTGAGGCCTTGCTGCTCCAGGTGGCGGATCTCGTCAACACCACGCTGGATCTTGACACCATTCTGCGCCGCATTGCGGAACTGGTTCGCCGCATTATCGATTACGAAATCTTCGCCATTCTTCTGTTGAACGACAAAACTCAGGAATTGCGCTTCCGCTTCGCTGTTGGCTATCAACAAGAAGTGGTGGAGCGCATGCGCATCAAGGTCGGACATGGAGTTACCGGATTGGCGGTCCAGCGCCGCGAACCCGTGCTGGTCAACGACGTCCGAACAGCACCGCAATACATCGAGGGAAATCCCCATGTACGGTCGGAGCTGGCAATCCCTCTGATTTTCAAGAACCGTGTCATCGGAGTGATCGACATCGAGGCGCCGCAGCCAGACTATTTCACGCCCGAGCACGCGCAGACTCTCACCTTGATCGCTTCGCGCATCGCGATTGGCATCGAGCATGCGCGGCTCTACACGCGTGTTTCCCGTCAGGCCAAGACGCTGCAACTGTTAAACGAAATCAGCCGGGAAATCACTTCCATTCTGAATCTCGATGAATTACTGAAGCGCATCGCGGAGGACCTCAGCCGGCTCATCGACTACCAGATGTTCAGCATCCTGCTCATCGACGACGAGAAAAAACAGCTCGAACACCGCTTTTCGATCCGCTTCAAGGAAAGCATCAACATCAAAAAGCAAATCCCTATCGGTCATGGAATTGTCGGATACGCCGCGGCCCACCATGAGCCCGTGCTGGTGCCGGATGTCACCAAGGACCCACGCTATATCAACGTCAATCCCGAGACTCGTTCCGAGTTGGCAGTCCCGCTGATTTACAAAGGCAAGGTGATCGGGGTTCTCGACCTGGAGCACACTCGCCGCCGCTACTTCAATGAAGATCACCTGCGCACCCTTTCCACGCTGGCAGCCCAGATTGCGATCGCCATCGAGAATGCCCGCCTGTACGAGCAAGTCGCCCGGCAGGAGCAGCGCTTAGAGCACGATCTTGCCTTGGCGCGTGAATTGCAATTCCGCCTGCTGCCGGCAGGATACCCCCGCCTTCGTAGCGCGCAGGTAGCGGCGAAGTTTCAGCCGGCACAGGCAATCGGAGGCGATCTCTACGACTTCGTCACCTATCCCACAACTTCCCAGGGATGCACATCCTGCACCGCTGTGGCTATCGGCGACGTCAGCGGCAAGGGTCCGGCGGCTGCTCTTTATGCCTCACTGGTCAGCGGAATTTTGCGGTCCGAGGCTGCCGAGCGGCCCGGCGCTGCCGAGATGTTGCAGCGCATTAATGCGTCGCTCGGGGAGCGGCGAGTAGACACCCAGTACGTCACCCTGCTCTACACCATCTGGCAGGATGATCAACGAGTGCTGAAAGTCGCCAATTCAGGCATGCCGAGGCCCATCTATTGTCATAATGGCGAGGTCCAGCGCATCGAAGCTACCGGCCTTCCTCTGGGACTCTTTGACAAGGTGGACTACGACGAGCTCAGCTTTCAGGGCGAGCCCGGCGATGTGTTTCTCTTTTTCAGCGATGGTATCTCCGACGCAGCCAATCCTCACGGCGTGCTGTTCGGCCGCGGACGTGTGGAAGAACTCGTCAAGAGTCATTGCGACGACAGCGCTTCCCAGATCGTCCAGGCTCTGTTTGACGCCGTGTGTCAGCATGTTGCTGGAGCTCCCCAGTTCGACGATCAAACCATAGTTGCGCTCAAGGTGGTTGATTCCGCTGTTGCCCAGTCCCAATGACGGCACGGCATTCGAAATTCGCAGGGCGGCCACCCGCATTCGCCTACAAAGGGTCCGGCAAAG carries:
- a CDS encoding metal-dependent hydrolase; translation: MGASMNLKGVKITWLGHSTFRIETPAGKTIYVDPWVQGNPRCPENEKQPKKVDVMLCTHGHGDHIGDAVAIARKFNPTVVGIYELCLWMQKKGAQTISPMNKGGTQTVAGVKVTMVHADHSCGIQEDDGSIVYGGEACGYVMEFENGLKIYHAGDTAVFGDMEIIRELYAPEIAMLPMGDHFTMSPREAAYACRLLHPKAVIPMHFGTFPMLTGTPADLKRLTADLGVQIVEMTPGQTLG
- the hpt gene encoding hypoxanthine phosphoribosyltransferase, whose product is MPSTAPTVQLKVLYTREQIARRVAELGAEISRDFAGQSVVLVGVLKGASIFLGDLARQISLDATFDFISVSSYGTEKQSSGEVRLVKDVDQSIQDRNIILVEDILDTGLTISFLRKKFLAHQPRTLKIAALLDKVSRRIAPVTADYVGFVIPDEFVVGYGLDYAERYRNLPDVCVLPPEMQ
- a CDS encoding GAF domain-containing protein, yielding MSSVEIQRPAPDVEALLLQVADLVNTTLDLDTILRRIAELVRRIIDYEIFAILLLNDKTQELRFRFAVGYQQEVVERMRIKVGHGVTGLAVQRREPVLVNDVRTAPQYIEGNPHVRSELAIPLIFKNRVIGVIDIEAPQPDYFTPEHAQTLTLIASRIAIGIEHARLYTRVSRQAKTLQLLNEISREITSILNLDELLKRIAEDLSRLIDYQMFSILLIDDEKKQLEHRFSIRFKESINIKKQIPIGHGIVGYAAAHHEPVLVPDVTKDPRYINVNPETRSELAVPLIYKGKVIGVLDLEHTRRRYFNEDHLRTLSTLAAQIAIAIENARLYEQVARQEQRLEHDLALARELQFRLLPAGYPRLRSAQVAAKFQPAQAIGGDLYDFVTYPTTSQGCTSCTAVAIGDVSGKGPAAALYASLVSGILRSEAAERPGAAEMLQRINASLGERRVDTQYVTLLYTIWQDDQRVLKVANSGMPRPIYCHNGEVQRIEATGLPLGLFDKVDYDELSFQGEPGDVFLFFSDGISDAANPHGVLFGRGRVEELVKSHCDDSASQIVQALFDAVCQHVAGAPQFDDQTIVALKVVDSAVAQSQ